The Flavipsychrobacter sp. genome contains the following window.
CTACAGCTTCAGCTCCTGTATTCATTGGTAATACTTTATCAAAGCCAAAGTATTGAGTAATATATTCTGCAAATTCACCAAATACATCACTATGAAAAGCTCTTGAAGTTAATGTAAGCTTATTGGCTTGCTCCATTAATGCATCCATGATCTTAGGGTGACGATGTCCTTGGTTTAACGCTGAATAACCTGAAAGGAAATCGTAATAACGTTTGTCTTCCACGTCCCATACAAATACGCCTTCACCTCTGGTCAACATCACAGGTAATGGGTGGTAATTATGGGCACTATACTTACTCTCCCTTTCTAACAATTGTTGTGTCAATGTTTCTTTCATGTCAATCATGTCTAACTTTTTATTAATTCATCAATATCAACAGGTTCCGGTACGTCAACCCGTTCGTGCAAATTTATCTTATCTAACTCTAATACCGTAGTATTTCCATCATCTGACTTATGGAACATGGGTAAAAACTTGGCCCCATATACCATTTCAGAGACCGTATAGGATGTTCTTTGCTGTACAATATTGGAGAAATGGTCATCAAATCCTTTCATATTGTATAGTATTTCTATATCAGCATCCATTATTTCATCATGCCCCATCCCAAATAATGGACTTTTCTCATCTATGAGATGAACTAGTGTCCAACTCAATGCCATTGAGGCAATTTTTGTTATCTCCAGCTCCAACCTGAAAAAGCGGGTTACTTGTCTCCCGTCAGCCTCTCGCATATGCATAGCCATTGTTGCAATAGCCTCCACATCGGTTATATGATTATTCTTATAGGTAGCTAATCTAACCATCAAAGCTCTTTTACCTTTGTGTGGGGCTACCAAAACATTATCACTAAACATCATAAATGCCTGTGGTCTTGCAAAACGACCATATAATAAACCGGTAACTAATGCAAAAGATAGTATACCAACAAAGGACTCTATGGATGCCACAACATTGGCAGCTAATCCCAAAGGACTTATATGACCATAACCTACGGTAGTTAATGTTTGCGCACTAAAGAAAAAAGCTTGTTCAAAACCGTTCAATAGATCATCTGCATGCCCTGCAATACCTGTAAGGTTATGCACACCAATAACAACATATAGTGTAGCAAAAACTAGATTGATGACAAAATAAACTGCAAAGATACTCAGTAAAAACTTCCACCAAGGCATGCGCAACAATGTGTGGAACATACTGATACGCTCCCAAAAAGGCCTGCCTGTCTTCTGAACATTGATACTGCCATCTTTATTGGTCAAACGCCCCCCTTCAACATTACTATTATTAGTAAAGCCTGTGTTATTAATATTCTTAAGCTTCTTCCTTCTGAACTGATTGGCCATCAAGATTTGAGTTTTGCTTTAATTCTAGAATAAGAGCTAGTACAACTATTACTACTGTCACAACTGTTCCCAAAATTAACACAATTTGTTCGGTAAACGTTTGAACAAACATGTAATGTAAACCAATACTAACACCGCCAAAGACAACTAACTTTATCAACCAGTTTTTTAATGGTATTAACTTATAAAATGGGACTTTAAGTAGCTTTCCTGTTTGAT
Protein-coding sequences here:
- a CDS encoding ion channel codes for the protein MANQFRRKKLKNINNTGFTNNSNVEGGRLTNKDGSINVQKTGRPFWERISMFHTLLRMPWWKFLLSIFAVYFVINLVFATLYVVIGVHNLTGIAGHADDLLNGFEQAFFFSAQTLTTVGYGHISPLGLAANVVASIESFVGILSFALVTGLLYGRFARPQAFMMFSDNVLVAPHKGKRALMVRLATYKNNHITDVEAIATMAMHMREADGRQVTRFFRLELEITKIASMALSWTLVHLIDEKSPLFGMGHDEIMDADIEILYNMKGFDDHFSNIVQQRTSYTVSEMVYGAKFLPMFHKSDDGNTTVLELDKINLHERVDVPEPVDIDELIKS